One genomic region from Thunnus maccoyii chromosome 16, fThuMac1.1, whole genome shotgun sequence encodes:
- the LOC121881040 gene encoding uncharacterized protein LOC121881040 yields MAQKGVQLDREAISCSICLDLLKDPVTIPCGHSYCMSCVKTHWNEEDERKIYSCPQCRQTFTPRPVLMKNTMLAALVEQLKKTGLQAAPADHCYAGPEDVACDVCTGRKLKALKSCLVCLVSYCEKHLQPHFESSKFKKHKLVDPSDKLQENICSHHDEVMKMFCRTDQQSICYLCSVEEHKGHDTVSAAAERTERQREIEVSRQQIQQRIQDRQKDVKLLQQEVKAVSRSADKAVKDSEKIFTELIRLLQKRSSDVKQQIRSQQATEVSRVKELQEKLEQEITELKRKDAELKQLSHTEDHIQFLHNYPSLSQLSASTYSSSINIRPLRYFEDVTAAVSELRDQLQDILREKWTNISLTGTEVDVLLSEAEPKTRAEFLKYSCEITLDTNTANTELLLSEGNRKAELTRQQQSYSSHPDRFTDWTQVLSRESLTGRCYWEVEWRGEGVCVAVAYKNIHRTGGLNECAFGFNDKSWMLYCDTNSYKFWFNSISTRVSGPGSSRVGVYLDHRAGILSFYRVSETMTLLHRVQTTFTQPLYAGFWIDYYGVTAELCTIKTRFVSVLDNKDALLAAVTLLKFKARWLREEERREALRTLLTTERRTFHRNDQDFIDGCKQHVTQYKTCQSGSTSQEVKLRQSLPLRAEMAQKGDQLDQETISCSICLDLLKDPVTIPCGHSYCMSCIKGFWNGEDQRKIYSCPQCRQTFTPRPVLMKNTMLADLVEQLKKSGLQAAPADHCYAGPEDVACDVCTGRKLKALKSCLVCLVSYCEKHLQPHFESSKFKKHKLVDPSEKLQENICSRHDEVMKMFCRTDQQSICYLCPVDEHKGHDTVSAAAERTERQRELEVSRQQIQQRIQDREKDVRLHQQEVKAVSRSADKAVEDSEKIFTELIRLIQKRSSDVKQQIRSQQDAEVSRVKELQEKLEQEITELKRKDAELKQLSHTEDHNQFLHNYPSLSQLSASTDSSSINIRPLRYFEDVTAAVSELRDQLQDILREKWTNISLTVTEVDVLVSETEPKTRAEFLKYSREITLDPNTAYTYLLLSEGNRRAELTRQQQSYYSHPDRFTDYWQVLSRESLTGRCYWEVEWRGREVHVAVAYKNISRAGSSYECIFGFNDKSWALYYDTNSYTFLFNSISTPVSGPGSSRVGVYLDHRAGILSFYRVSETMTLLHRVQTTFTQPLYAGLWLGSGTTAEFCKLK; encoded by the exons atggcgCAGAAAGGAGTTCAGCTGGACCGAGAAGCAATCAGctgttcgatctgtctggatctactgaaggatccggtgactattccctgtggacacagctactgcatgagctgtgttaaaacacactggaatgaagaggatgagaggaagatctacagctgccctcagtgtagacagaccttcacaccgaggcctgtcctgatgaaaaacaccatgttagcagctttagtggagcagctgaagaagactggactccaagctgctcctgctgatcactgctatgctggacctgaagatgtggcctgtgatgtctgcactgggaggaagctgaaagccctcaagtcctgtctggtgtgtctcgtctcttactgtgagaaacaccttCAACCTCACTTTGAAtcaagtaaatttaaaaaacacaagctggtcgacccctcggataagctccaggagaacatctgctctcatcatgatgaggtgatgaagatgttctgccgtactgatcagcagagtatctgttatctctgctctgtggaggAACATAAAGGCCatgacacagtctcagctgcagcagaaaggactgagaggcagagagagatcgaggtgagtcgacaacaaatccagcagagaatccaggacagacagaaagatgtgaagctgcttcaacaggaggtgaaggccgtcagtcgctctgctgataaagcagtgaaggacagtgagaagatcttcactgagctgatccgcctcctccagaaaagaagctctgatgtgaagcagcagatcagatcccagcaggcaactgaagtgagtcgagtcaaagagcttcaggagaagctggagcaggagatcactgagctgaagaggaaagacgctgaactgaagcagctctcacacacagaggatcacatccagtttctacacaactacccctcactgtcacaactcagtgcatctacatactcatccagcatcaatatccgtcctctgagatactttgaggatgtgacagcagctgtgtcagagctcagagatcaactacaggacatcctgagggagaaatggacaaacatctcactgacagggactgaagtggacgttttactgtcagaagcagaacccaagaccagagctgagttcttaaaatattcatgtgaaatcacactggatacaaacacagcaaacacagagctgttattatctgaggggaacagaaaagcagagcTAACGAGACAACAACAGtcttattctagtcacccagaTAGATTCACTGATTGGActcaggtcctgagtagagagagtctgactggacgttgttactgggaggtggagtggagaggggagggagtTTGTGTAGCAGTTGCATACAAGAATATCCACAGAACAGGAGGCTTGAATGAATGTGCATTTGGAttcaatgacaaatcttggatgTTATATTGTGACACTAACAGTTATAAATTTTGGTTCAACAGTATCTCAACTCGcgtctcaggtcctggttcctccagagtaggagtgtacctggatcacagagcaggtattctgtccttctacagagtctctgaaaccatgactctcctccacagagtccagaccacattcactcagcctctctatgctggatTTTGGATTGATTATTATGGAGTCACAGCTGAGttgtgt ACCATCAAGACACGATTTGTGTCCGTGTTGGACAACAAAGATGCtctccttgctgctgtcacattGCTGAAGTTTAAAGCTCGGTGgctgagagaagaagagaggagagaggccCTGAGGACACTGCTGACTACCGAGCGTCGCACTTTCCACCGCAATGACCAGGAT TTTATAGATGGGTGTAAACAACATGTGACGCAGTACAAGACCTGTCAATCCGGTTCAACttcacaggaagtgaaactcagacagtcgttgccactgagagctgaaatggcgCAGAAAGGAGATCAGCTGGACCAAGAAACAATCAGctgttcgatctgtctggatctactgaaggatccggtgactattccctgtggacacagctactgcatgagctgtattaaaggctTCTGGAATGGAGAGGATCAgaggaagatctacagctgccctcagtgcagacagaccttcacaccaAGGCCTGTCTtgatgaaaaacaccatgttagcagatttagtggagcagctgaagaagtcTGGACttcaagctgctcctgctgatcactgctatgctggacctgaagatgtggcctgtgatgtctgcactgggaggaagctgaaagccctcaagtcctgtctggtgtgtctcgTCTCTTACTGCGAGAAACATCTTCAGCCTCACTTTGAAtcaagtaaatttaaaaaacacaagctggtcgacccctcagagaagctccaggagaacatctgctctcgtcatgatgaggtgatgaagatgttctgccgtactgatcagcagagtatctgttatctctgccctgtggatgaacataaaggccacgacacagtctcagctgcagcagaaaggactgagaggcagagagagctcgaggtgagtcgacaacaaatccagcagagaatccaggacagagagaaagatgtgaggCTGCATCAACAGGAGGTGAAggccgtcagtcgctctgctgataaagcagtggaggacagtgagaagatcttcactgagctgatccgtctcatccagaaaagaagctctgatgtgaagcagcagatcagatcccagcaggacgctgaagtgagtcgagtcaaagagcttcaggagaagctggagcaggagatcactgagctgaagaggaaagacgctgaactgaagcagctctcacacacagaggatcacaaccagtttctacacaactacccctcactgtcacaactcagtgcatctacagactcatccagcatcaatatccgtcctctgagatactttgaggatgtgacagcagctgtgtcagagctcagagatcaactacaggacatcctgagggagaaatggacaaacatctcactgacagtgactgaagtggacgttttaGTGTCAGAAacagaacccaagaccagagctgagttcttaaaatattcacgtgaaatcacactggatccaaacacagcatacacatatctgttattatctgaggggaacagaagAGCAGAGCTAACGAGACAACAACAGTCTTATTatagtcacccagacagattcactgatTATTggcaggtcctgagtagagagagtctgactggacgttgttactgggaggtggagtggagagggagagaagttcatgtagcagtcgcatacaagaatatcagcagagcaggaagctcatatgaatgtatatttggattcaatgacaaatcttgggcTTTATATTATGACACTAacagttatacatttttgttcaacAGTATCTCAACTCccgtctcaggtcctggttcctccagagtaggagtgtacctggatcacagagcaggtattctgtccttctacagagtctctgaaaccatgactctcctccacagagtccagaccacattcactcagcctctctatgctggactttgGCTTGGTTCTGGAACCACAGCTGAGTTttgtaaactcaaatag